In a single window of the Roseiconus lacunae genome:
- a CDS encoding RNA polymerase sigma factor, with amino-acid sequence MTLQRLGRRRAAKIFSKDLAFRSLEQVQGSANLIFRLQQAMKQTDPKYDSVGSIRHEDHRDRSDESRSDGRSDGWLSEAFRDNELALLGYAKHLLGDRDRANDLVQDVFLRLCKQPRGKVDGRVRQWLFRVCRNRALDIMKKEGRMKSLQDTVAEKEPSRDVDPITQADMAERYNDAMNLLGNLPERQQEVIRLKIEGGLSYREISHATGLSVGNVGYLLSTGLKTVRERLAPSESNS; translated from the coding sequence ATGACTTTGCAGCGACTTGGCAGACGCCGCGCGGCAAAAATCTTTTCTAAGGATCTGGCGTTTCGATCGTTAGAACAAGTGCAAGGATCCGCAAACCTTATCTTTCGCCTGCAACAGGCAATGAAGCAGACCGATCCAAAATATGATTCCGTTGGTTCGATTCGTCACGAAGATCATCGCGATCGATCGGACGAGTCTCGATCCGACGGCAGGAGTGACGGTTGGTTGTCCGAAGCGTTTCGAGACAACGAACTGGCGCTGCTGGGCTATGCCAAACATCTATTAGGCGATCGTGATCGGGCGAATGATTTGGTACAGGACGTCTTTTTGAGGCTTTGTAAGCAGCCACGCGGCAAGGTCGACGGGCGTGTGCGGCAATGGTTGTTTCGCGTCTGCCGAAATCGGGCCCTCGACATCATGAAGAAGGAAGGACGGATGAAGTCACTACAAGACACCGTCGCCGAAAAAGAACCCAGCCGCGATGTAGATCCGATCACCCAAGCCGACATGGCCGAACGATACAACGATGCGATGAATCTGCTTGGAAACCTACCCGAGCGACAGCAGGAGGTCATCCGGTTAAAAATCGAAGGAGGTCTTAGCTATCGCGAGATTAGCCATGCGACCGGATTAAGCGTCGGAAACGTTGGCTATCTCTTGAGCACAGGGCTGAAAACGGTTCGTGAACGTCTCGCCCCTTCCGAAAGTAATTCCTAG